The following proteins come from a genomic window of Maniola jurtina chromosome 15, ilManJurt1.1, whole genome shotgun sequence:
- the LOC123872261 gene encoding lipase member K-like, which produces MLFNYSSIAIIILSQIIQTLTLLEDAKLFFTDLSSKYGHPAEKYDVTTEDGYILTLYRLPGKSKLPVLLMHGLFSTADSWILRGNTSLPITLANSGYDVWIGNCRGNTYSRKHIHISPNSRKFWNFTFHELAIYDLRAVIDKVLKETGAKKLNAIGHSLGNTIFYVLGSTVPEYNEKLNLLIALSPICYLHNVPSPVKNILDLAPFFKELRKQNYVDKVFGPGLIKQLLEKICANPVYGYIICVETLLFPLTGFNREELGPDFLPILISHFPSSSSLKNLLHLAQVYNRRKFAKYDYGFSKNFLLYNSTKPPLYDLGKVKMRIALISAKNDRLSTLKDVEILRGRLTNIVSDLVMPLDKFNHVDYIWGERTNLYLHPYILSELKMYS; this is translated from the coding sequence atgttattCAATTATTCCAGTATTGCTATCATCATATTAAGTCAAATTATTCAGACTTTAACTCTTTTAGAAGACgcgaaattattttttacggaTCTGTCATCTAAATACGGGCATCCAGCAGAAAAATACGATGTCACCACAGAAGATGGATACATACTTACGCTTTATCGTTTGCCTGGTAAAAGCAAGCTTCCAGTTTTACTAATGCATGGACTGTTTAGCACAGCTGACTCTTGGATACTTAGGGGCAACACATCTTTGCCTATAACCCTCGCAAACTCTGGCTATGACGTTTGGATAGGCAACTGTCGAGGGAATACATATTCCAGAAAACATATCCACATAAGCCCAAATTCAAGAAAATTCTGGAACTTTACATTCCACGAACTAGCCATCTACGATTTGAGAGCTGTAATTGACAAAGTACTGAAGGAAACTGGAGCAAAAAAGCTCAATGCAATCGGCCATTCCTTGGGAAACACAATCTTCTACGTTCTAGGATCCACGGTACCAGAGTACAACGAAAAACTTAATTTACTTATAGCATTATCACCTATATGCTATTTACATAACGTTCCATCCCCCGTGAAGAATATTTTGGATTTAGCACCATTTTTTAAAGAGTTAAGAAAGCAGAACTACGTCGACAAAGTATTCGGACCCGGTTTAATCAAGCAGTTGCTAGAAAAAATCTGTGCAAATCCAGTTTACGGCTACATCATATGTGTTGAGACACTACTTTTTCCTTTAACTGGATTCAATAGAGAGGAACTGGGACCAGATTTTCTACCCATACTGATCTCCCACTTCCCTTCAAGCAGTTCTTTGAAGAATTTACTGCATCTTGCACAAGTTTATAACAGAAGAAAATTCGCAAAATATGATtacggattttcaaaaaatttcttACTTTACAACTCTACAAAACCTCCTCTTTATGACTTGGGAAAAGTGAAAATGCGTATAGCTTTAATATCGGCGAAAAATGACAGACTATCGACATTAAAAGATGTAGAAATATTGAGAGGGAGACTGACTAATATTGTGAGTGATTTGGTGATGCCTTTGGACAAGTTCAACCATGTAGATTATATTTGGGGCGAGCGAACTAATTTGTATCTACATCCGTACATCTTAAGTGAGTTAAAAATGTATTCTTGA